Proteins encoded within one genomic window of Ranitomeya variabilis isolate aRanVar5 chromosome 4, aRanVar5.hap1, whole genome shotgun sequence:
- the STT3A gene encoding dolichyl-diphosphooligosaccharide--protein glycosyltransferase subunit STT3A, protein MTRLGFLRLSYEKQDTLLKLLILSMAAILSFSTRLFSVLRFESVIHEFDPYFNYRTTRFLAEEGFYKFHNWFDDRAWYPLGRIIGGTIYPGLMITSAAFYHILHFFHVTIDIRNVCVFLAPLFSSFTTIVTYHLTKELKDAGAGLLAAAMIAVVPGYISRSVAGSYDNEGIAIFCMLLTYYMWIKAVKTGSIYWAAMCALAYFYMVSSWGGYVFLINLIPLHVLVLMLTGRFSHRIYVAYCTVYCLGTILSMQISFVGFQPVLSSEHMAALGVFGLCQIHAFVDYLRSKLNPQQFEILFRSVISLVGFILLTVGAVLMLTGKISPWTGRFYSLLDPSYAKNNIPIIASVSEHQPTTWSSYYFDLQLLVFMFPVGLYYCFSNLSDARIFIIMYGVTSMYFSAVMVRLMLVLAPVMCILSGIGVSQVLATYMKNLDISRPDKKTKKQQDSTYPIKNEVASGMIMVMAFFLVTYTFHSTWVTSEAYSSPSIVLSARGGDGSRIIFDDFREAYYWLRHNTPEDAKVMSWWDYGYQITAMANRTILVDNNTWNNTHISRVGQAMASTEEKAYEIMRELDVSYVLVIFGGLTGYSSDDINKFLWMVRIGGSTDTGKHIKEHDYYTPTGEFRVDREGSPVLLNCLMYKMCYYRFGQVYTEAKRPPGYDRVRNAEIGNKDFELDVLEEAYTTEHWLVRIYKVKDLDNRGLSRT, encoded by the exons ATGACTCGGCTCGGATTCTTGCGGCTGTCCTACGAGAAGCAGGACACTCTTCTCAAACTCCTCATCCTGTCCATGGCCGCCATTCTCT CTTTTTCCACCAGGTTATTCTCCGTCTTGAGATTTGAAAGTGTCATCCACGAGTTTGATCC GTATTTCAACTATCGGACCACCAGGTTCCTGGCAGAAGAAGGGTTTTATAAGTTCCATAATTGGTTTGATGACCGAGCATGGTACCCGCTGGGAAGAATTATTGGGGGAACCATCTATCCAG GTTTGATGATCACATCAGCTGCGTTCTACCACATTCTGCACTTTTTTCACGTCACCATCGACATCAGGAATGTATGTGTGTTCCTCGCCCCTCTCTTCTCCTCCTTCACCACTATTGTCACTTACCACCTGACCAAAGAGTTGAAA GACGCCGGCGCTGGGCTATTAGCTGCAGCAATGATTGCAGTCGTCCCGGGGTACATCTCCCGTTCTGTGGCCGGGTCGTACGATAATGAAG GCATCGCCATCTTCTGCATGCTGCTGACTTATTACATGTGGATCAAGGCGGTGAAGACGGGCTCCATCTACTGGGCAGCCATGTGCGCTCTTGCCTACTTTTACATG GTGTCGTCCTGGGGAGGTTATGTCTTTCTGATCAATCTTATCCCTCTTCATGTCCTTGTCTTGATGCTGACCGGACGCTTCTCCCATCGCATCTACGTGGCCTATTGCACGGTGTATTGTTTAGGCACCATCTTGTCCATGCAGATCTCCTTTGTGGGATTTCAG CCTGTCCTGTCCTCCGAGCACATGGCGGCCTTAGGAGTGTTCGGCCTGTGTCAGATCCACGCCTTTGTGGACTATCTGCGCAGTAAGCTGAACCCCCAGCAGTTTGAGATCCTCTTCCGGAGCGTCATCTCCTTGGTGGGCTTCATCCTGCTCACTGTGGGAGCGGTGCTGATGCTGACAG GTAAAATCTCCCCGTGGACCGGCCGCTTCTATTCCCTCCTGGATCCTTCTTATGCCAAGAACAACATTCCCATCATTGCGTCCGTTTCTGAGCATCAGCCGACTACCTGGTCCTCCTACTACTTTGATCTGCAGCTCCTTGTCTTCATGTTCCCAG TTGGTCTCTATTATTGCTTCAGCAACCTGTCTGATGCCAGAATATTCATCATCATGTACGGAGTCACCAGCATGTACTTCTCTGCTGTCATG GTACGTCTGATGCTGGTCCtggctcccgtcatgtgcatactgTCTGGTATCGGGGTATCTCAGGTATTAGCCACGTACATGAAGAACCTTGATATAAGCCGTCCTGATAAAAAGACAAAGAAGCAGCAGGATTCCACCTACCCCATTAAAAATGAG GTCGCCAGCGGGATGATTATGGTGATGGCTTTCTTTCTCGTCACTTACACATTCCACTCTACCTGGGTCACAAGCGAGGCCTATTCCTCCCCCTCCATTGTGCTTTCTGCCCGTGGCGGAGACGGAAGCCGCATCATCTTCGATGATTTCAGAGAGGCTTATTACTGGCTGCGGCACAACACCCCCGAG GATGCCAAGGTGATGTCCTGGTGGGATTATGGCTACCAGATCACGGCCATGGCCAACAGAACGATCCTTGTGGACAATAACACCTGGAATAACACGCACATTTCCAGGGTGGGACAG GCGATGGCATCCACCGAGGAGAAAGCCTATGAGATTATGAGGGAGCTGGACGTTAGTTATGTCCTCGTTATATTTGGAGGCCTGACCGGATATTCATCAGACG atattaacAAGTTTTTGTGGATGGTGAGAATTGGTGGCAGCACAGACACTGGGAAACACATAAAGGAGCACGATTACTACACCCCCACGGGGGAGTTCAGGGTGGACAGAGAGGGCTCCCCGGTTCTGCTCAATTGCCTTATGTATAAGATGTGCTACTACCGATTTGGACAAGTTTACACAGAAGCCA AGCGACCTCCCGGCTACGACCGCGTGAGAAATGCTGAAATTGGAAACAAAGACTTTGAGCTGGATGTCTTGGAGGAAGCCTACACCACCGAGCACTGGCTGGTCAGAATATACAAA GTGAAAGATCTGGATAACCGCGGACTGTCCCGGACATAA